Proteins from one Mycobacterium adipatum genomic window:
- a CDS encoding maleylpyruvate isomerase N-terminal domain-containing protein, whose translation MTATVFASAAAAFARLVRAVPETAWDGPGLGEWDLRALVGHTSRSLITVSDYLRTPADTVDVDDAVAYYVWVREFMGSAGAEAIDERGRQAGRALGTDPAATVDGLVARALADVDAAGDPAIRVIGGLGIRLSDYLQTRVFELVVHGMDIARATGLDAGLPIEAVEQAGVLATRVAVRLGHGETVLAALTGRTNLPPGYSVV comes from the coding sequence ATGACCGCTACCGTATTCGCCTCGGCCGCTGCGGCTTTCGCGCGTCTGGTGCGGGCCGTGCCCGAAACAGCCTGGGACGGTCCAGGCTTGGGCGAATGGGATCTACGTGCGCTGGTCGGGCATACCTCCCGCTCGCTCATCACGGTCAGCGACTATCTGCGCACCCCGGCCGACACCGTCGACGTCGACGACGCCGTGGCCTACTACGTATGGGTGCGCGAGTTCATGGGTTCTGCCGGCGCCGAGGCCATCGACGAACGCGGCCGCCAGGCCGGTCGTGCGCTCGGGACCGACCCGGCTGCCACCGTCGACGGACTCGTCGCACGGGCCCTCGCCGATGTCGACGCCGCCGGGGACCCGGCGATCCGCGTGATCGGCGGGCTGGGCATCCGGTTGTCGGACTATCTGCAGACCCGGGTGTTCGAACTCGTGGTGCACGGTATGGACATCGCCCGGGCCACCGGCCTGGATGCCGGCCTGCCCATCGAGGCCGTCGAACAGGCCGGTGTGCTGGCCACCCGGGTGGCCGTCCGGCTCGGCCACGGCGAGACGGTGCTGGCGGCGCTGACCGGCAGGACGAACCTGCCACCGGGATATTCGGTGGTCTGA
- the sepH gene encoding septation protein SepH, which produces MRELKVVGLDVDGKRLICEAPDSGDNFAIRVDNRLRAAVRGDKATSNQTEIEVEVSQGLRPKEIQSRIRAGASVEQVAALAGEDIDRIRRFANPVLLERSRAAELATAAHPVLADGPSVLTLLETITTALVSRGLDPNATNWDAWRNEDGRWTVQLAWKAGKSDLQAHFRFTPGSHGGTVVAFDDSAAELIDPSFARPLRPVAAVAQLDFEVPPVAVHAPIHPSQVVLPPQAPAPVAAAAPVAPRQTAPEVQPTPAAASTEAEAEDEPAPTTPKPRRARKAKPSVPAWEDVLLGVRSGTQR; this is translated from the coding sequence ATGCGGGAACTGAAGGTCGTCGGGCTCGACGTGGACGGCAAGCGGCTCATCTGCGAAGCCCCCGACTCCGGTGACAATTTCGCGATCCGTGTCGACAACCGTCTGCGGGCCGCCGTACGCGGCGACAAGGCCACCTCCAACCAAACCGAGATCGAGGTCGAGGTGAGTCAAGGCTTGCGTCCCAAGGAGATCCAGTCCCGCATTCGCGCGGGCGCGTCCGTGGAGCAGGTTGCCGCGCTGGCCGGTGAGGACATCGACCGGATCCGGCGGTTCGCCAACCCGGTGCTGCTGGAACGCTCGCGCGCGGCCGAGTTGGCCACCGCGGCACACCCCGTCCTGGCCGACGGCCCGTCGGTGCTGACGCTGCTCGAGACGATCACCACCGCACTGGTCTCCCGCGGTCTGGACCCCAATGCGACGAACTGGGATGCCTGGCGCAATGAGGACGGCCGTTGGACCGTGCAGCTGGCCTGGAAGGCCGGCAAGTCCGATCTGCAGGCCCACTTCCGGTTCACCCCCGGCTCGCATGGCGGCACCGTCGTGGCCTTCGATGACAGCGCGGCCGAGTTGATCGATCCGAGCTTCGCCCGGCCGTTGCGCCCAGTGGCCGCTGTCGCACAACTCGACTTCGAGGTGCCGCCGGTGGCGGTGCACGCCCCCATCCACCCGTCTCAGGTGGTCCTGCCACCGCAGGCTCCGGCGCCCGTGGCCGCCGCTGCCCCGGTCGCACCGCGGCAGACCGCACCCGAGGTGCAGCCCACACCGGCCGCCGCAAGCACCGAAGCCGAGGCGGAGGACGAACCGGCGCCGACGACACCGAAGCCGCGCCGTGCCCGCAAGGCCAAGCCGTCCGTACCCGCCTGGGAAGACGTCCTGCTGGGCGTGCGTTCCGGCACCCAGCGCTGA
- a CDS encoding VOC family protein has product MAIDITPAVIPHLCVDDAAAAIDFYVKAFGATELGRVPQADGRLIHAAVQINGSTVMLNDDFPEFDNGKSQTPKAFGGTPVTIHLTVTDVDAKFAQAVAAGAEVVMPLDDQFWGDRYGMVRDPFGHQWSLGQPVREVSMEEIATAMQNQG; this is encoded by the coding sequence ATGGCCATCGATATCACTCCCGCCGTCATCCCGCACCTGTGCGTCGATGACGCCGCCGCCGCCATCGACTTCTACGTCAAGGCCTTCGGCGCCACTGAACTCGGCCGAGTGCCGCAGGCCGACGGCCGGCTGATCCATGCCGCAGTGCAGATCAACGGGTCCACGGTCATGCTGAACGACGATTTCCCCGAGTTCGACAACGGGAAGTCCCAGACCCCCAAGGCGTTTGGCGGCACCCCGGTCACCATCCACCTCACCGTCACCGATGTGGATGCCAAGTTCGCGCAGGCCGTCGCGGCGGGTGCGGAGGTGGTGATGCCGTTGGACGACCAGTTCTGGGGTGACCGTTACGGCATGGTGCGCGACCCGTTCGGCCATCAGTGGTCGCTGGGCCAGCCGGTGCGCGAGGTCAGCATGGAGGAGATCGCCACAGCTATGCAGAACCAGGGTTAG
- a CDS encoding HNH endonuclease signature motif containing protein translates to MFDRVGLAGMGDEALVSALTAATQDEAKVAARRLALIGEVIARQCDGEDDDHAHQVINGWAWAQAAVAAACNLNPYAASKQMRIAQALRDRLPRTAALLASGAVSATVVDAITWRTHLVEDPDALGLIDTAIAAEAAQYGAHSEKQLIGAVDLWVEKFDPDAVVRSRRAAKDLYVEFGDKDDPNGVASFWGRLRVTDTKVLQQRLDALADTVCPNDPRRRGELRAAALAALGVVGPALERLTCACGDPGCEGSGKDPRAGAVTIYVLADQVPAAGQQAPQQTVPGTTGTPESQPTKPETTSESESGGDSEPQTPAAESDPAAPAACHPSPAVMLDGAIIPAHLLAELAAGGAKVQPLTEIAALPTERQYRPSAALTAFVRMRAMTCSFPGCSRAAHRCDLDHLIPWPAGATHPANLAPLCRLHHLLKTFSGWQPTAKPDGSMHWHAPTGNTYTKAPGVALLFPHWNIHTPVPRRRAIRLLDDTDRDTRMPVRTRTRAQDRAQRIKAERVHNATARALEHTHSDSDPPPF, encoded by the coding sequence ATGTTCGATAGGGTCGGGTTGGCGGGGATGGGCGATGAAGCCCTGGTCTCCGCGCTGACGGCCGCGACCCAGGATGAGGCCAAAGTGGCTGCCCGCAGGTTGGCGTTGATCGGTGAGGTGATCGCCCGCCAGTGTGACGGTGAGGACGATGATCACGCCCATCAGGTGATCAACGGGTGGGCCTGGGCCCAAGCCGCGGTGGCGGCGGCCTGCAACCTGAACCCGTATGCGGCGTCCAAGCAGATGCGCATCGCCCAAGCCCTGCGTGACCGGCTACCCCGCACCGCCGCCCTGCTCGCATCGGGGGCGGTCTCGGCGACGGTGGTCGATGCGATCACCTGGCGCACCCACCTCGTCGAAGACCCCGACGCGCTCGGGTTGATCGACACCGCGATCGCCGCCGAAGCCGCCCAGTACGGGGCCCACTCAGAGAAACAGTTGATCGGTGCGGTGGATCTGTGGGTGGAGAAATTCGACCCTGACGCCGTGGTGCGGTCTCGTCGGGCGGCCAAGGATCTGTATGTGGAGTTCGGCGATAAGGACGACCCGAACGGGGTGGCCTCGTTCTGGGGGCGGCTGCGGGTGACCGACACGAAGGTCCTGCAGCAGCGCCTCGACGCCTTGGCTGACACCGTGTGCCCGAACGATCCACGCCGCCGCGGGGAACTACGCGCGGCGGCGTTGGCCGCGCTGGGGGTGGTCGGCCCCGCACTGGAGCGGCTGACGTGCGCGTGTGGGGATCCCGGGTGCGAGGGCAGCGGGAAGGATCCGCGGGCCGGGGCGGTGACGATCTATGTGCTGGCCGATCAGGTGCCCGCCGCCGGCCAACAGGCACCCCAGCAGACTGTGCCGGGCACTACGGGCACCCCGGAATCCCAGCCCACCAAGCCCGAGACCACGTCCGAGTCTGAGTCCGGCGGTGACTCCGAGCCGCAGACACCGGCCGCGGAATCTGACCCCGCGGCTCCCGCGGCGTGCCACCCCAGCCCCGCAGTGATGCTCGACGGCGCCATCATCCCCGCCCACCTACTCGCCGAACTGGCCGCCGGGGGCGCCAAGGTACAGCCGCTCACCGAGATCGCGGCTTTGCCCACCGAACGCCAATATCGTCCCTCGGCCGCGCTGACCGCGTTCGTCCGGATGCGCGCCATGACCTGCTCATTTCCTGGCTGTAGCCGGGCGGCGCACCGCTGCGATCTGGATCATCTGATTCCGTGGCCGGCCGGGGCCACCCACCCCGCCAACCTGGCCCCACTCTGTCGTCTGCACCATCTGCTCAAAACGTTCAGTGGCTGGCAACCCACCGCGAAACCCGACGGCAGCATGCACTGGCACGCACCCACCGGGAATACCTACACCAAGGCTCCCGGTGTGGCACTCCTGTTCCCGCACTGGAACATTCACACACCCGTCCCGCGCAGACGCGCGATCAGGCTCCTCGACGACACCGACCGCGACACCAGAATGCCGGTCCGCACCCGCACCCGCGCACAAGACCGCGCCCAACGCATCAAAGCCGAACGAGTACACAACGCCACCGCCCGCGCCCTCGAACACACCCACAGCGACAGCGACCCACCACCCTTCTGA
- a CDS encoding membrane protease subunit, stomatin/prohibitin: MARRTKAIIIGAVGVVALLFSGAVLSSCATQIGPGQTAIKVDDYLLIPADPKVDGCIDPETSAFNPPGGFKAYRYPSRQISWDATGSPDSEAEPTIVVSNATAPAELRVPVVITFDLTSDCGMLMDFHRDFGTKYQGWLDNDGLVTTGWVNLLRYVIGQPAEQVLISVAQKYTWREIWNDEKVRIEFQNALRDALPGASRARTDGREFFTNFQVTVMKPDPVDEGLKDAIIAEQKAIADARAAEAKGVADANAARAKAEADKATAQAQTELARQVALQKQAEIAGYPNVEAYLRALAIERGQNPYQPTYVVPQAG; this comes from the coding sequence ATGGCTCGTCGGACAAAGGCCATCATCATCGGCGCGGTGGGCGTCGTCGCCCTGCTGTTCTCCGGCGCCGTGCTATCGAGTTGCGCGACGCAAATCGGTCCCGGCCAGACCGCTATCAAGGTCGACGACTACCTCCTGATCCCGGCCGATCCCAAAGTCGACGGATGTATCGACCCGGAGACCTCGGCCTTCAACCCGCCGGGCGGGTTCAAGGCCTACCGCTACCCGTCGCGCCAGATCAGCTGGGATGCGACCGGCAGCCCGGATTCCGAGGCGGAGCCGACGATCGTGGTCTCCAACGCGACCGCGCCCGCCGAGTTGCGAGTTCCGGTGGTCATCACCTTCGACCTGACCAGCGACTGCGGCATGTTGATGGACTTCCATCGCGATTTCGGCACCAAGTACCAGGGCTGGCTCGACAACGACGGGTTGGTCACCACCGGCTGGGTGAATCTGCTGCGCTATGTGATCGGCCAGCCCGCCGAACAGGTCCTCATCAGCGTGGCCCAGAAGTACACCTGGCGTGAGATCTGGAATGACGAGAAGGTGCGCATCGAGTTTCAGAACGCGCTGCGCGACGCGCTGCCCGGGGCCTCGCGCGCCCGCACCGACGGCCGCGAGTTCTTCACCAACTTCCAGGTGACGGTCATGAAACCGGACCCCGTGGACGAGGGCCTCAAGGACGCCATCATCGCCGAGCAGAAGGCCATCGCCGACGCGCGCGCCGCCGAGGCCAAGGGCGTGGCCGATGCGAACGCCGCGCGCGCCAAAGCCGAGGCCGACAAGGCGACCGCGCAGGCCCAGACCGAACTGGCCCGGCAGGTCGCGTTGCAGAAGCAGGCCGAGATCGCCGGTTACCCCAATGTGGAGGCGTACCTGCGGGCGCTGGCGATCGAGCGTGGCCAGAACCCCTACCAGCCGACCTACGTGGTGCCCCAGGCCGGATGA
- a CDS encoding 4Fe-4S binding protein — protein sequence MPHVITQSCCSDGSCVYACPVNCIHPSPDEPGFATTEMLFIDPDACVDCGACVSACPVGAISPDTKLTENQLPFVELNAAFYPKREGKLPPTSKLAPVLPAPMIESRGGPLRVAIVGSGPAAMYAADELLTQRGVWVNVFEKLPTPYGLVRAGVAPDHQSTKRVTRLFDRVSEHAGFTAFLNVEVGKHLSHAELLEHHHAVLYAVGAPNDRRLDIEGMGLPGSVTATEVVAWFNGHPDFADLALDLGHERVVIIGNGNVALDVARILTSDPDALARTDIADHALAALRSSKVREVVVAARRGPEFSAFTLPELIGLTAACEVVLDAADHQRVTADLATVADRLTRNKLEILAKLGDASAPITRPRIRLAYQLTPRRLLGEDRISGIEFTDGATLDAGLVATSIGYRGKAIADLPFDEVAGVVPNDGGRVRDSAGAYVAGWIKRGPTGFIGTNKSCAAETVHRLVEDYNQGRLGDPAHKPAALDRLVRSRQPAVVDAAGWRAIDAAEIARGGGQRPRGKFVDIAEMLAVAATAPRPPAHKRLLAGLRR from the coding sequence ATGCCCCACGTCATCACCCAGTCGTGTTGCAGCGACGGGTCCTGTGTCTATGCGTGCCCGGTCAACTGCATCCATCCCTCCCCGGATGAGCCGGGTTTCGCGACCACCGAGATGTTGTTCATCGATCCCGATGCCTGCGTTGACTGCGGCGCCTGCGTCAGCGCCTGTCCGGTGGGTGCGATCTCCCCGGATACCAAGCTGACCGAGAACCAGCTGCCGTTCGTGGAACTCAACGCGGCGTTCTATCCGAAGCGCGAAGGCAAGCTGCCGCCGACGTCCAAGCTGGCGCCGGTGCTGCCCGCGCCGATGATCGAGTCACGGGGCGGTCCGCTGCGGGTGGCGATCGTCGGTTCCGGGCCGGCGGCGATGTACGCCGCGGACGAACTGCTCACCCAGCGAGGGGTCTGGGTGAACGTGTTCGAAAAGCTGCCCACGCCTTATGGTTTGGTGCGGGCCGGGGTGGCGCCGGATCATCAGAGCACCAAGCGGGTCACGCGTCTGTTCGATCGGGTGTCCGAACATGCCGGGTTCACCGCCTTCCTCAACGTCGAGGTGGGCAAGCATCTGAGCCACGCCGAGCTGCTCGAGCATCACCATGCGGTGCTCTACGCGGTCGGCGCGCCCAATGACCGCCGGCTCGACATCGAGGGCATGGGCCTGCCCGGCAGCGTCACCGCCACCGAAGTGGTCGCCTGGTTCAACGGCCACCCCGACTTCGCGGACCTGGCGCTGGACCTCGGTCATGAGCGGGTGGTGATCATCGGCAACGGCAACGTCGCCCTCGACGTGGCACGGATCCTCACATCCGATCCGGATGCCTTGGCGCGCACCGATATCGCCGACCACGCGCTGGCGGCGCTGCGATCCTCGAAGGTGCGGGAGGTGGTGGTCGCGGCACGGCGCGGTCCCGAGTTCTCGGCGTTCACGCTGCCCGAGCTCATCGGCTTGACCGCCGCGTGCGAGGTGGTGCTCGACGCCGCCGACCATCAGCGGGTCACCGCGGACCTGGCCACCGTGGCCGACCGTCTCACCCGCAACAAGCTGGAGATCCTGGCCAAGCTGGGCGACGCATCGGCGCCGATCACCCGTCCGCGGATCCGACTGGCCTACCAGCTGACCCCGCGGCGTCTGCTCGGCGAGGACCGGATCAGCGGTATCGAGTTCACCGACGGCGCCACGCTGGACGCCGGCCTGGTGGCGACCTCAATCGGCTACCGCGGCAAGGCGATTGCCGATCTGCCGTTCGACGAGGTGGCCGGCGTGGTGCCCAATGACGGGGGCCGGGTGCGCGACAGCGCCGGTGCGTATGTGGCGGGCTGGATCAAGCGCGGCCCGACCGGCTTCATCGGCACCAACAAATCCTGCGCGGCCGAGACGGTGCACCGTCTGGTGGAGGACTACAACCAAGGACGGCTCGGCGACCCGGCCCACAAGCCGGCGGCGCTGGACAGGCTGGTCCGAAGCCGTCAGCCCGCGGTCGTTGACGCCGCGGGCTGGCGGGCCATCGACGCCGCGGAGATCGCGCGCGGTGGTGGGCAGCGTCCGCGAGGCAAGTTCGTCGACATCGCCGAGATGCTCGCGGTCGCGGCCACGGCGCCGCGCCCGCCCGCGCACAAACGGCTGCTGGCGGGTCTGCGTCGCTGA
- the serC gene encoding phosphoserine transaminase: MAELTIPADIKPRDGRFGCGPSKVRPEQLAALAAAGDLFGTSHRQAPVKNLVGRVRDGLRQLFSLPDGYEVILGNGGSTAFWDAAAFGLVDKKSLHLTYGEFSSKFASCVAKNPFVGDPIIVKADAGSAPEPVSDPSVDVVAWAHNETSTGVAVPVQRPAGDALVLIDATSAAGGLPVDIRDTDAYYFAPQKNFASDGGLWFAALSPAALARVDAIASTDRWVPDFLSLPIAVENSLKNQTYNTPAIGTLILMAEQVDWLLGNGGLDWAVKRTADSSSRLYSWAEKSEFATPFVTDPKLRSQVVGTIDFADSVDAAAVAKALRANGIVDTEPYRKLGRNQLRVAMFPAIDPEDVSALTACVDWVVERI; the protein is encoded by the coding sequence ATGGCCGAACTGACGATCCCCGCCGATATCAAGCCCAGAGACGGCCGCTTCGGCTGCGGCCCCTCCAAGGTGCGCCCGGAGCAGCTGGCCGCCCTGGCCGCCGCGGGTGACCTGTTCGGCACCTCGCACCGGCAGGCACCGGTGAAGAACCTGGTCGGCCGGGTGCGCGATGGGTTGCGTCAGCTGTTCTCCCTGCCCGACGGCTACGAAGTCATCCTGGGCAATGGCGGGTCGACCGCCTTCTGGGATGCCGCCGCGTTCGGGCTGGTCGACAAGAAGTCGCTGCACCTGACCTACGGCGAGTTCAGCTCCAAGTTCGCCTCCTGCGTGGCGAAGAACCCGTTCGTCGGCGACCCGATCATCGTGAAGGCCGACGCCGGCAGCGCGCCCGAGCCGGTTTCGGATCCGTCGGTGGACGTGGTCGCCTGGGCGCACAACGAAACCTCCACGGGTGTGGCGGTGCCGGTGCAGCGCCCGGCAGGTGACGCCCTGGTGCTCATCGACGCCACCTCGGCGGCCGGCGGGCTGCCGGTCGACATCCGGGACACCGACGCCTACTACTTCGCGCCGCAGAAGAACTTCGCGAGTGACGGCGGACTGTGGTTCGCGGCGCTGTCCCCCGCGGCGCTGGCCCGTGTGGACGCGATCGCGTCCACCGACCGTTGGGTGCCGGACTTCCTGTCGCTGCCCATCGCGGTGGAGAACAGTCTGAAGAATCAGACCTACAACACCCCGGCCATCGGCACGCTGATCTTGATGGCCGAGCAGGTCGACTGGTTGCTGGGCAACGGCGGGCTGGACTGGGCGGTGAAGCGCACCGCGGATTCGTCGTCGCGGTTGTACTCGTGGGCCGAGAAGTCGGAATTCGCAACGCCGTTCGTCACCGACCCGAAGCTGCGGTCGCAGGTGGTCGGCACCATCGACTTCGCTGATTCGGTGGACGCGGCGGCGGTCGCCAAGGCCCTGCGTGCGAACGGAATCGTCGACACCGAGCCGTACCGAAAGTTGGGCCGCAACCAGCTGCGGGTCGCGATGTTCCCCGCGATCGATCCCGAGGATGTCAGTGCGTTGACGGCGTGCGTGGATTGGGTCGTGGAACGGATCTGA
- a CDS encoding family 1 glycosylhydrolase: MAVVVGIWSATGWGYPGLAWADTPGAEQGTEQGAEHGADQASAPGPEVRKLERRVGPRTVRQVQSAAGGGLSAPRLSGLTPDARRPADTTPADTAATATADAEPAATDASASGRAQVPTAAPVVAATAPVGATAAAPVTWTSTLPNPVTAIRYVANVVKSLVGAVLSPFAAGLPAGPVGPQSAWAVLAWVRRELFNATPRITDDGETTQTTTGQVLGNVGASDPDGDPLRYTVVGRPINGGTVQIDQTTGDFIYRPTNAMAATGGTDSFTVVVDDQRAGVHWHGPLGFLQHVPILGNLLRPGGGHGVARTITVEVDPVEGVDLSFPDDFHWGVAHAGFQAEGGPGSPIDPNSDWYKWVHHPLNQLLGLTNGVPENGPGTYVSYDSDAALAKDELGMNTFRMSIEWSRIFPNSTAGIDITDEGGGVSLADLQALQALANPVEVAHYRAVFDALRAHGLEPLVTVNHFTLPLWVHDPITARPLIQLGLPAPAAGWLSDQTPVEFEKYAAFLAWTYGDQVDNWVTLNEPFPPVMTEFLAIPGLVPSWPPGVVRTDLAARFVVNEAKGHVAAYDAIHAWDDTAFVGFANNMVPARPANPVNPQDVAAADAWNRVFNQWFPNAVIDGWIDADFDGKKTADEIHPGFADKVDFLGVQYYGSQPMGGFGFAPLPGFNFLQGIPFRCQPSSQTCSDFNQPIDPGGFREVLEVAASYGKPIWITENGVADDEDTKRPSYIVNHIAVVQDLVAHGTDIRGYTYWSFVDNLEWSEGYHLQFGLYGSDPDTPELERTPKPASIAAISAITGANALPTGLLELYLPGANPGSA, encoded by the coding sequence GTGGCAGTGGTGGTCGGCATCTGGTCGGCGACCGGGTGGGGATACCCGGGTTTGGCGTGGGCCGACACCCCGGGAGCGGAACAGGGCACCGAGCAGGGCGCCGAACACGGTGCCGACCAGGCCTCGGCCCCCGGGCCCGAGGTCCGCAAACTGGAACGCCGGGTCGGGCCCCGGACCGTTCGGCAGGTGCAGAGCGCCGCGGGTGGGGGACTGTCCGCGCCGCGCCTGAGCGGCCTCACCCCGGACGCCCGGCGTCCCGCAGACACCACGCCCGCGGACACCGCAGCCACCGCAACCGCGGACGCCGAACCGGCGGCCACCGACGCGAGTGCGTCTGGGCGGGCTCAGGTGCCGACCGCGGCGCCGGTCGTCGCGGCGACCGCCCCGGTGGGCGCCACCGCGGCCGCGCCCGTGACGTGGACATCGACGCTGCCCAACCCGGTCACCGCGATCCGGTACGTGGCCAATGTCGTCAAGAGCCTGGTCGGCGCGGTGCTCAGCCCGTTCGCCGCGGGGCTGCCCGCCGGACCGGTGGGTCCGCAGTCGGCCTGGGCGGTGCTGGCCTGGGTGCGCCGCGAACTGTTCAACGCCACACCGCGCATCACCGACGACGGCGAGACGACGCAGACCACCACCGGGCAGGTCCTCGGTAATGTCGGCGCCTCCGACCCCGACGGTGACCCGTTGCGCTACACCGTGGTCGGCCGTCCGATCAACGGCGGGACGGTCCAGATCGACCAGACCACAGGCGATTTCATCTACCGGCCGACCAATGCGATGGCCGCCACCGGCGGCACCGACTCCTTCACTGTCGTCGTCGACGACCAGCGGGCCGGCGTGCACTGGCACGGCCCGCTCGGGTTCCTGCAGCACGTCCCCATCCTGGGCAACCTGTTGCGTCCCGGCGGCGGGCACGGCGTGGCCCGCACCATCACCGTCGAGGTCGACCCGGTCGAGGGTGTGGACCTGTCCTTCCCGGACGACTTCCACTGGGGTGTGGCGCATGCGGGATTCCAGGCCGAAGGCGGCCCGGGCTCACCGATCGATCCGAACTCCGACTGGTACAAATGGGTGCACCATCCATTGAACCAACTGCTCGGGCTGACCAATGGGGTCCCGGAGAACGGTCCGGGTACCTACGTCTCGTATGACTCCGACGCGGCGCTGGCCAAGGACGAGCTCGGCATGAACACGTTCCGGATGTCCATCGAATGGAGCCGGATCTTCCCGAATTCGACCGCTGGGATCGACATCACGGATGAGGGTGGCGGGGTGAGCCTGGCCGATCTGCAGGCCCTGCAGGCGCTGGCCAACCCGGTCGAGGTGGCGCACTACCGGGCCGTCTTCGACGCGTTGCGCGCGCACGGCCTGGAACCGCTGGTCACCGTCAACCACTTCACCCTGCCGCTGTGGGTGCATGACCCGATCACCGCACGCCCACTCATCCAACTGGGTCTGCCCGCGCCGGCGGCCGGCTGGCTGTCGGACCAGACGCCCGTCGAGTTCGAGAAGTACGCCGCCTTCCTGGCCTGGACCTACGGCGACCAGGTGGACAACTGGGTGACGCTCAACGAACCGTTTCCGCCGGTGATGACCGAGTTCCTGGCCATCCCCGGGCTGGTGCCGAGCTGGCCCCCGGGCGTCGTGCGCACCGATCTCGCAGCCCGCTTCGTGGTCAACGAGGCCAAGGGCCACGTCGCGGCGTATGACGCGATCCACGCGTGGGATGACACCGCGTTCGTCGGCTTCGCCAACAACATGGTCCCGGCGCGCCCGGCCAACCCGGTCAACCCTCAGGACGTGGCCGCCGCGGACGCCTGGAACCGGGTGTTCAACCAGTGGTTCCCCAACGCCGTCATCGACGGCTGGATCGACGCCGACTTCGACGGCAAGAAGACCGCCGACGAGATCCATCCCGGCTTCGCCGACAAGGTCGACTTCCTGGGCGTGCAGTACTACGGCTCACAGCCGATGGGTGGCTTCGGATTCGCGCCGTTACCCGGTTTCAACTTCCTGCAGGGCATCCCGTTCCGCTGCCAGCCGTCCTCGCAGACCTGCAGCGATTTCAACCAGCCCATCGACCCGGGCGGATTCCGTGAGGTGCTCGAAGTTGCTGCCTCCTACGGCAAACCGATCTGGATCACCGAGAACGGCGTGGCCGACGACGAGGACACCAAACGGCCGTCCTACATCGTCAACCACATCGCCGTGGTGCAGGACCTGGTGGCGCACGGTACCGACATCCGCGGCTACACCTACTGGTCCTTCGTCGACAACCTGGAGTGGTCGGAGGGCTACCACCTGCAGTTCGGTCTGTACGGCTCGGATCCCGACACGCCGGAACTGGAGCGCACCCCCAAACCCGCCAGCATCGCGGCGATCAGTGCGATCACCGGTGCGAATGCGTTGCCGACGGGCCTGTTGGAGCTCTACCTGCCCGGGGCTAACCCTGGTTCTGCATAG
- a CDS encoding AurF N-oxygenase family protein translates to MAVKEAKTRVIKRWRRNMEVRDDVEYTDMLTTLSEGSVRRSFNPFTDIEWDSPEFAVIPNDERWILPDTDPIGGHEWYQSQSVERQIEIGMWRQANVAKVGLHFENILIRGLMEYSFWVPNGSPEYRYCLHESVEECNHTLMFQEMVNRMGVDVPGMPKLLKWVQPIIPLAAGPFPIPFFFGVLAGEEPIDHTQKNVLREGKALHPIMERVMAIHVAEEARHISFAHQYLHKRVPGLRRRQRWMLSIFVPLTMRILCSAIVVPPREFWKTFDIPRSVRKEIFFSAPESRMFLRNMFSDVRMLSYDTGLMNPIAKLVWKLCKIDGPPARYRSEPQREHLVSVAS, encoded by the coding sequence ATGGCTGTCAAAGAAGCCAAGACGCGTGTGATCAAGCGTTGGCGTCGCAACATGGAGGTTCGCGACGACGTCGAGTACACCGACATGCTCACCACGCTGTCCGAGGGATCGGTACGACGCAGCTTCAACCCGTTCACCGATATCGAGTGGGATTCGCCCGAGTTTGCGGTGATCCCGAACGACGAGCGCTGGATCCTGCCCGACACCGACCCGATCGGTGGGCACGAGTGGTACCAGTCCCAGTCGGTGGAGCGTCAGATCGAGATCGGCATGTGGCGCCAGGCCAACGTCGCCAAGGTGGGCCTGCACTTCGAGAACATTCTGATCCGCGGGCTCATGGAGTACTCGTTCTGGGTGCCCAACGGTTCCCCGGAGTACCGGTACTGCCTGCACGAGTCCGTCGAAGAGTGCAACCACACCCTGATGTTCCAGGAGATGGTGAACCGGATGGGCGTGGATGTGCCCGGCATGCCGAAGCTGCTCAAGTGGGTGCAGCCGATCATTCCACTGGCCGCCGGACCGTTCCCGATCCCGTTCTTCTTCGGCGTGCTCGCCGGTGAGGAGCCGATCGACCACACCCAGAAGAACGTGCTGCGCGAGGGCAAGGCCCTGCACCCGATCATGGAGCGGGTGATGGCGATTCACGTCGCCGAGGAAGCGCGCCACATTTCCTTTGCGCACCAGTACCTGCACAAGCGGGTCCCCGGCCTGCGCCGCCGCCAGCGCTGGATGCTGTCGATCTTCGTGCCGCTGACCATGCGGATCCTGTGCTCGGCGATCGTCGTGCCGCCGCGCGAATTCTGGAAGACCTTCGACATCCCCCGTTCGGTGCGCAAGGAGATCTTCTTCTCCGCGCCCGAATCGCGAATGTTCCTGCGCAACATGTTCTCCGATGTCCGCATGCTCAGCTACGACACCGGTCTGATGAACCCGATCGCCAAGCTGGTCTGGAAGCTGTGCAAGATCGACGGCCCGCCCGCTCGCTACCGCAGCGAACCGCAGCGTGAGCACCTGGTGTCGGTCGCTTCGTAA